One window of the Salvia splendens isolate huo1 chromosome 1, SspV2, whole genome shotgun sequence genome contains the following:
- the LOC121803740 gene encoding uncharacterized protein LOC121803740 yields the protein MELLHKKIDLMGMGPAVQEQQEGVEDVNYIHQGGNRYYNNSRPNQGGGGYNHFGHKAHPNLSYGNPNNALQPPPGFTVSQGMITEPQKKSSEDILNAFMIQSHKNMEHTNQRLEKVESNMHSMAGHMKSLETQMSQIAQAVGQIHQSGQFPSTIVPNSKDCKAIYLRSGTSYESHPMPEVEANEVPEEKEEEEFEVESPLMQSKKKLDEKFVKFLEIFNRVHLNIPLIEALQQMPGYLKFLKEIMSKKKRLVNYETVNLTENYSAIIQQKMPAKMKDPGSFNISCVIGNDRQTKALCDLGASINLMPLSFFRKLKFGVLKPTTITLQMADKSVKFSNGLLENVLVRVNDFIFPVDFVVLDMKEDPNVPLILGRPILVTGKALIDVTKGELTLRHGNKTVILSILDKMKRQEVEEAKRVEEAKRVEEVPLKVEDCNMIQVAHVKGKDDDVEKPLEERCKGSVIGGDVKATSWKKRLHKLYLAAKAKTGPDDIIRVRLDH from the exons ATGGAGCTCCTCCACAAGAAGATAGATCTCATGGGGATGGGACCGGCTGTGCAGGAGCAGCAAGAAGGTGTAGAAGATGTTAACTATATACACCAAGGGGGCAATAGATACTATAACAACTCCCGCCCCAATCAAGGGGGTGGAGGTTACAATCATTTTGGGCACAAGGCGCATCCTAACCTATCGTATGGGAACCCCAACAATGCCCTTCAACCACCACCGGGGTTCACAGTTTCTCAAGGGATGATCACTGAGCCGCAGAAGAAAAGTTCAGAGGACATACTGAATGCATTCATGATACAGTCACACAAGAACATGGAGCATACCAATCAAAGGCTAGAGAAGGTTGAGAGTAATATGCACAGCATGGCGGGACATATGAAGAGCCTAGAGACGCAGATGAGTCAGATTGCCCAAGCCGTGGGACAAATACATCAATCGGGGCAATTCCCAAGTACTATAGTTCCAAATTCGAAAGACTGCAAGGCAATCTACTTAAGGAGTGGGACAAGCTATGAGAGTCATCCTATGCCCGAGGTGGAAGCTAATGAAGTGCccgaagagaaagaagaagaggagttTGAGGTGGAATCACCTCTTATGCAATCCAAG AAGAAGTTGGATGAGAAGTTTGTCAAGTTCCTTGAGATCTTCAACAGAGTGCACCTCAACATACCTCTTATTGAGGCCCTCCAACAAATGCCCGGCTACCTCAAGTTTTTGAAAGAGATCATGTCCAAGAAGAAGAGGTTGGTTAATTATGAAACCGTGAATTTGACCGAGAATTATAGTGCAATCATCCAACAAAAGATGCCGGCAAAGATGAAAGATCCGGGGAGTTTCAACATTTCTTGTGTGATCGGGAATGATAGGCAAACTAAGGCCTTGTGTGACTTGGGGGCAAGCATAAATCTCATGCCTTTAAGCTTCTTTCGGAAGTTGAAGTTTGGTGTCTTGAAGCCAACTACCATTACCCTCCAAATGGCGGACAAGTCCGTCAAATTCTCGAATGGACTCCTTGAGAATGTATTGGTAAGGGTGAATGATTTCATCTTCCCCGTGGACTTTGTTGTTTTGGACATGAAGGAGGATCCAAATGTCCCCCTCATCCTTGGAAGACCAATCCTAGTGACCGGGAAAGCTCTAATTGACGTCACTAAGGGAGAACTCACCCTTAGGCATGGAAACAAGACGGTCATTCTCTCTATATTGGACAAGATGAAACGCCAAGAAGTGGAAGAGGCCAAGAGAGTGGAAGAAGCCAAGAGAGTGGAAGAGGTGCCCTTGAAAGTTGAAGATTGCAACATGATACAAGTGGCACATGTGAAGGGTAAGGATGATGATGTGGAGAAACCTCTGGAGGAGAGATGTAAAGGAAGTGTTATTGGGGGAGATGTGAAGGCCACTTCGTGGAAGAAGCGGCTACACAAGCTCTATTTGGCCGCTAAAGCAAAGACGGGTCCCGATGACATTATCCGAGTGAGGTTGGACCATTGA
- the LOC121803815 gene encoding heat shock cognate 70 kDa protein 1-like — MKESQHQGTDDAGVIVGLDVMLVINKPAIAAIAYGLDKKTTSVGEKNVLISSLETGKTAGDTHLGGENFDNRMVFFKGQEPCKTIKPDEAVAYGAAAQDVDLGGEVNENVQDLLLLNVTPLFIGLETARGVLTSLILRNTTIPTGNE; from the exons ATGAAAGAATCCCAACATCAAGGCACTGACGATGCTGGAGTTATTGTTGGCCTCGATGTGATGCTTGTCATAAACAAGCCTGCTATTGCCGCCATTGCCTACGGTCTTGACAAGAAGACAACGAGCGTTGGGGAGAAGAATGTGTTGATCTCGTCCTTGGAGACA GGGAAAACTGCTGGTGACACTCATCTTGGTGGTGAGAACTTCGACAACAGAATGGTGTTCTTCAAAGGGCAGGAGCCTTGCAAGACCATCAAACCTGATGAGGCTGTTGCCTATGGAGCTGCAGCCCAGGATGTTGATTTGGGCGGCGAGGTTAACGAGAATGTACAGGATTTGTTGCTTTTAAATGTCACTCCTCTGTTCATTGGTTTGGAAACTGCCAGAGGTGTCTTGACTTCTTTGATCCTAAGGAACACCACCATTCCCACCGGGAATGAATAG
- the LOC121803890 gene encoding probable pectinesterase 66, giving the protein MRLELSISRILQWNPHKGEHETIFADMLLTHLKRKLGKTPRDTDSSTFDSATFEFLVGIIFILRIIFVEPSNYSLGSREIPAREAVTETIPGSKSILCNHSFLGYHKTLYYDDQQYCINGHINGVADLMFWSGQSAYGDVAISEDIGAQQSNYFVGSIIAHENDDLNVESCFIFTSCIAL; this is encoded by the coding sequence ATGAGGCTAGAGTTATCTATTAGTAGGATTTTGCAATGGAATCCTCATAAAGGGGAACATGAGACAATCTTTGCCGACATGTTATTGACCCATCTAAAGAGAAAACTTGGGAAAACACCCAGGGATACAGACAGCTCAACTTTCGATTCTGCAACTTTTGAATTCTTGGTTGGTATAATTTTTATCCTGAGAATTATTTTTGTGGAGCCTTCTAATTATTCACTAGGTAGCAGAGAAATTCCAGCGAGAGAAGCTGTGACGGAGACGATCCCAGGATCTAAATCAATTTTATGTAATCATAGTTTCTTGGGGTATCACAAGACATTGTACTATGATGACCAGCAGTATTGCATAAATGGCCATATCAATGGAGTTGCTGATTTGATGTTTTGGAGTGGACAATCTGCATATGGGGATGTCGCCATTTCAGAGGATATAGGTGCACAGCAGAGCAACTATTTTGTAGGTTCCATCATTGCACATGAAAATGATGATCTAAATGTTGAGAGTTGTTTCATATTCACCAGTTGCATTGCATTATGA